In Salvelinus fontinalis isolate EN_2023a unplaced genomic scaffold, ASM2944872v1 scaffold_1251, whole genome shotgun sequence, the genomic stretch gcctcttcagattgctagatgtaaaaaaaactcttcccacactgagtacaactatacggtttctctcctgtgtgtgttctttggtgtacaataagatggcaagatgtataaaaactcttcccacattcatcacagctatacggtttctctcgtttctctcctgtgtgtgttctctggtgtgacatCAGGCTGCTTAGCCGAGTAAAACGCTTCCCACATATACCACAGCTACAgatataagatttctctcctgtgtgtgttctctggtgtgatatcaggctggttgaatgagtaaaactcttcccacattgagtacagctataaggtttctctactgtgtggattctctgatgaattttaatgcctgctgaggaggtgaatctcttcccaccgTCAGAGCAGTGAGgtttcttccctgtggatctctgctggtgtgtcttgaggtgttctgatgtggagagactcttctctgccttgtcagcatcatgaggttgttgaggctccccagaggacccacggtagtcccgtctctctcctgtgagaacaacaaagtcagacagatggttaaaggcccacaacagcggaaatccactgtaaaaagtgatgccaacagcgtagccatgaagttgtacaacaattgacgtctgtaatgaatgtaatgattatttgacatttgtcttaaaatgagcaagaatagtcatatttgccttgttttcacattagtagtaacatctaaGCTTGTAGACatgaaataagttattcatgttgttgaaactgtaagcagtgtgccagacgaattttggtctccaatataggcccctttctgtgtttaataaaattgcggcacgagggcgatgcaaatgcaatttggttgtagaaactcctccctgctaatgaggaaaccgctagttatggatgtagtatatctggtaatgaggaaaccactagttatggatgtagtatatctggtaatgaggaaaccactagttatggatgtagtatatttttatttatttttatttttattttacctttatttaactaggcaagtcagttaagaacaaattcttattttcaatgacggcctaggaacagtgggttaactgcctgttcaggggcagaacgacagatttgtaccttgtcagctcggggatttgaacttgcaacctttcggttactagtccaacgctctaaccactaggctaccctgccgccccatatctggtaatgaggaaaccactagttatggatgtagtatatctgcctggagcaaaaatggtgagcaaagattttagtttttcacaatgtattctgaatgtgaatggggaaaaactcatgggagtagcctccatttccaggttgcttatgaatacatttcacactactttggattataattgtaaggctcgtttgaatgtcctgcttaatataatgtttgtgtcatcgcaaatcaaccgctttgtatttaaaaaacacttcaaccagtaaaatgctctttggcttttccatcaacctgacaatgagggtttgtacactgtttgccaaattggcccataacttcacctaacaacaaatatacctgtaatgaacgaagaagcactttggttgttatTGCATGACATACATAGTGTActctaggacccataacaacaacatagacctactgtaggacccataacattacctaacaataacatagacctaatgtaagacccataacttcacctaacaacaacatagacctactgtaggacccaaaaCATCACCTAAcaacacagacctactgtaggacccataacttcacctaacatagacctactgtagaacccataacttcacctaacaataacatagacctactgtaggacccataacttcacctaacaacaacatagacctactgtaggacccataacttcacctaacaacaacatagacctactgtaggacccataacttcacctaacaataacatagacctactgtaggacccataacttcacctaacaacaacatagacctactgtaggacccataacttcacctaacaataacatagacctactgtaggacccataacttcacctaacataggaCTATATATAATTTAATATTTCAGGTGAAACATTGAAACTTAAATGTCTTTGtcatgacatttcataacctgatcaccagataattttgtgaataatcccactaggctactctgtaatgtgGTGTAATTAtaaatgtcctgaataaaggaaaatagctctgtgtgttgtacaatagcctatccatcaaggaacagttctctacacattatgagctaagtatctctgtgtctaaacagactaacgagacccaactgtaaatcaagcagacaataacattataaacaccaatttgttagggatgttggatccaacgtggagcacggcataactgtctttaccagagtaatgaatgaagaagcactttggttgttgttgcatgttgtgatgtttgtcatgtgactgtcattcagaaaatgatttcctggatcagctgatgatcgatgaacatgtgactaactaaacagctacagtattaagaattatgtgtaattattgaagaaccacattaatgacagtatccatttgggtgttgtcaataaagttaagggGACTTTCGGTTAgaaccattggatttagcaaactctgaaattATTTAGAATTTCTGTGCCTATGAAAGCTGCTTTCCCAACGTAATATAAGGAAACTAAATGTTACGTAGGTAGAGTGCATTTCAGAGATCTGAATACAAAAAACTGTCCTAACAGGacaactatgtatagttataactgtagtatcctgtataactgtagtatcctgtataactatgtatagttataactgtagtatcctgtataactgtagtatcctgtataactgtagtatcctgtataactatgtatagttataactgtagtatcctgtatagctgtagtatcctgtataactgtagtatcctgtataactgtagtatcctgtataactatgtatagttataactgtagtatcctgtataactgtagtatcctgtataactgtagtattctgtataacgtagtatcctgtataactgtagtatcctgtatacctgtagtatcctgtataactatgtatagttataactgtagtattctgtataactgtagtatcatgtataactatgtatagttataactgtagtattctgtataactgtagtatcctgtataactgtagtatcctgtataactatgtatagttataactgtagtatcctgtataactgtagtatcttgtataactgtagtatcctgtatacctatgtatagttataactgtagtatcctgtataactatgtatagttataactgtagtatcctgtataactgtagtatcctgtataactgtagtatcctgtataactgtagtatcctgtataactgtagtatcctgtataactatgtatagttataactgtagtatcctgtataactgtagtatcctgtataactgtagtatcctgtataactatgtatagttataactgtagtatcctgtataactgtagtatcctgtataactgtagtatcctgtataactatgtatagttataactgtagtatcctgtatagctgtagtatcctgtataactgtagtatcctgtataactgtagtatcctgtataactatgtatagttataactgtagtatcctgtataactgtagtatcctgtataactgtagtattctgtataacgtagtatcctgtataactgtagtatcctgtatacctgtagtatcctctataactgtagtatcatgtataactatgtatagttataactgtagtattctgtataactgtagtatcctgtataactgtagtatcctgtataactatgtatagttataactgtagtatcctgtataactgtagtatcctgtataactgtagtatcctgtataactatgtatagttataactgtagtatcctgtataactgtagtatcctgtataactgtagtatcctgtataactgtagtatcctgtataactatgtatagttataactgtagtatcctgtataactgtagtatcctgtataactgtagtatcctgtataactgtagtatcctgtatagctgtagtatcctgtataactatgtatagttataactgtagtatcctgtatagctgtagtatcctgtataactgtagtatcctgtataactatgtatagttataactgtagtatcctgtatagctgtagtatcctgtataactatgtatagttataactcaaatcaaatcaaatttattagtcacatacacatggttagcagatgttaatgcgagtgtagcgaaatgcttgtgcttctggttccgacaatgcagtaataacaagtaatctaacctaacaattccgcaactactaatatgtacataaagatatatgaatgagtgatggtacagacggcataggcaaggtgcagtagatggtatagagtacggtatatacctatgagatgagtactgtagggtatgtaaacataaagtggcatagtttaaagtggctagtggtacatgtattacataaagatggcaagatgcagtagatgatatagagtacagtatatacatatacataagagatgtgtaatgtagggtatgtaaacattatattaggtggcattgtttaaagtggctggtggtacatttttacataatttccatcaattcccatttttaaggtggctggagctgagtcagtttgttggcagcggccgctaaatgttagtggtggctgtttaacagtctgatggccttgagatagaagctgtttttcagtctctcggtccctgctttgatgcacctgtactgacctcgccttctggatgatagcggggtgaacaggtagtggcttgggtggttgttgtccttgatgatctttatggccttcctgtgacatcgggtggtgtaggtgtcctggagggcaggtagtttgccccgggtgatgcgttctgccgacctcactaccctctggagagccttacggttgtgtgcggagcagttgccgtaccaggcggtgatacagcccgacaggatgctctcgattgtgcatctgtagaagtttgtgagtgcttttggtgacaagccgaatttcttcagcctcctgaggttgaagaggcgctgctgcgccttcttcacaacgctgtctgtgtgggtggaccaattcagtttgtccgtgatgtgtacaccgaggaacttaaaactttccaccttctccactactgacccgtcgatgtggataagggggagctccctctgctgtttcctgaagtccacaatcatctcctttgttttgttgacgttgagtgtgaggttattttcctgacaccacactccgaggtccctcacctcctccctgtaggccgtctcgtcgttgttggtaatcaagcctaccactgtagtgtcgtccgcaaacttgatgattgagttggaggcgtgcatggccacgcagtcgtgggtgaacagggagtacaggagagggctcagaacgcacccttgtggggccccagtgttgaggatcagcggggtggagatgttgttacctaccctcaccacctgggggcggcccgtcaggaagtccaggacccagttgcacagggcggggtcgaggcccagggtctcgagcttgatgacgagtttggagggtactatggtgttaaatgctgagctgtagtcgatgaacagcattctcacataggtattcctcttgtccagatgggttagggcagtgtgcagtgtggttgcgattgcgtcgtctgtggacctattgggtcggtaagcaaattggagtgggtctagggtgtccggtagggtggaggtgatatggtccttgactagtctctcaaagcacttcatgatgacggaagtgagtgctacggggcggtagtcgtttagctcagttaccttagctttcttgggaacaggaacaatggtggccctcttgaagcatgtgggaacagcagactgggctaaggattgattgaatatgtccgtaaacacaccagccagctggtctgcgcatgctctgaggacgcggctgggaatgccgtctgggcctgcagccttgcgagggttaacacgtttaaatgttttactcacctcggctgcagtgaaggagagcccgcaggttttggtagtgggccgtgacagtggcactgtattatcctcaaagcgggcaaaaaaggtatttagcctgtctgggagcaagacatcctgatccgcgacggggctgcttttctttttgtaatccgtgatagactgtagaccctgccacataccccttgtgtctgagctgttgaattgcgattcaattttgtctctgtactgggacttagcctgtttgatagccttgcggagagaatagctacactgtgtgtattcggtcatgtttccggtcaccttgccctggttaaaagcagtggttcgcgctttcagtttcacgcgaatgctgccgttaatccacggtttctggtttgggaatgttttaatcgttgctctgggtacgacatcgtcaatgcacttcctaatgaactcgctcaccgaatctgcatattcatcattgttgttgttggacgccgtgcggaacatattccaatccgcgtgatcaaagcagtcttgaagcgtggattcagattggtcggaccagcgttgaacagacctgagcgcgggagcttgtagttttaatttctgtttgtaggctggaatcaacaaaatggagtcgtggtcagcttttccgaaaggagggcgggggagggccttatatgcgtcgcggaagttagtataacaatggtccagagttctgccagccctggtcggacaatcgatgtgctgatagaatttagggagttttgtttttagattagccttgttaaaatccccagctacgatgaatgcagcctcagggtgtgtggtttccagtttacagagagtcagatagagttcgttcagggccatcgatgtgtctgcttgggggggaatatatacggctgtgattatgaccgaagtgaattcccttggtagataatgcggtctacatttgattgtgaggagttctagatcaggtgaacagaatgactttagttcctgagtgttgttatgatggtcacaccacgtctcgttaatcatgaggcatacccccccgcccctcttcttaccagaaagatgtatgtttctgtctgcgcgatgcgtgaagaaaccagctggctgcaccgactccgttagcgtcttttcagttagccatgtttccgtgaagcagagcacgttgcaatccctgatgtctctctcgaatgttacccgtgctcggatttcatcgaccttattctcaagagactggacattggcgagtagtatgctagggagtggagcgcgatgtgctcgtctccgaagcctgaccaggagaccgctacgtttgcccctttttcggcgtcgtgtagcttcgccggctgggatcaggtccattgtattgggtggaaggcaagacactggatccgtttcgggaaagtcatattcctggtaggaagggtggttagttgacgttaatcgtatattcagtagttcctcccggctgtatgtaatgaaacttaagatcacccggggtaccaatgtaagaaataacacatagaaaaacaaaatactgcatattttccaaggaacgcgaagcaaGGCAGCCATCCTGTTCGGCGCCGGAAGctctaactgtagtatcctgtataactgtagtatcctgtataactatgtatagttataactgtagtatcctgtatagctgtagtatcctgtataactatgtatagttataactgtagtatcctgtataactatgtatagttataactgtagtatcctgtataactgtagtatcctgtataactgtagtatcctgtataactatgtatagttataactgtagtatcctgtataactatgtatagttataactgtagtatcctgtataactgtaatatcctgtataactatgtatagttataactgtagtatcctgtataactgtagtatcctgtataactgtgtatagttataactgtagtatcctgtataactgtagtatcctgtataactgtagtatcctgtataactgtagtatcctgtataactgtagtatcctgtataactgtaatatcctgtataactatgtatagttataactgtagtatcctgtataactgtagtatcctgtataactgtagtatcctgtataactatgtatagttataactgtagtatcctgtataactgtagtatcctgtataactatgtatagttataactgtagtatcctgtataactgtagtatcctgtataactatgtatagttataactgtagtatcctgtataactgtagtatcctgtataactgtagtatcctgtacaactatgtatagttataactgtagtatcctgtataactgtagtatcctgtataactgtagtatcctgtataactatagtatcctgtataactgtagtatcctgtataactatgtatagttataactgtagtaacctgtataactatgtatagttataactgtagtatcctgtataactgtagtatcctgtataactgtagtatcctgtataactatgtatagttataactgtagtatcctgtataactgtagtatcctgtataactgtagtaaccTGTATAACTGTGTaacctgtataactatgtatagttataactgtagtatcctgtataactgtagtatcctgtataactgtagtatcctgtataactgtagtatcctgtataactgtagtgacctgtataactatgtatagttatagctgtagtatcctgtatagctgtagtatcctgtataactgtagtatcctgtataactatgtatagttataactgtagtatcctgtatagctgtagtatcctgtataactgtagtatcctgtataactgtagtatcctgtatatctatgtatagttataactgtagtatcctgtataactgtagtatcctgtataactgtagtatcctgtataactgtagtatcctgtataactatgtatagttataactgtagtatcctgtataactgtagtatcctgtataactgtagtattctgtataacggtagtatcctgtataactgtagtatcctgtataactgtagtatcctctataactgtagtatcatgtataactatgtatagttataactgtagtatcctgtataactgtagtatcctgtataactatgtatagttataactgtagtatcctgtataactatgtatagttataactgtagtatcctgtataactgtagtatcctgtataactatgtatagttataactgtagtatcctgtataactgtagtatcctgtataactatgtatagttataactgtagtatcctgtataactgtagtatcctgtataactatgtatagttataactgtagtatcctgtataactgtagtatcctgtataactgtagtatcctgtatacctatgtatagttataactgtagtatcctgtataactgtagtatcctgtataactacgtatagttataactgtagtatcctgtataactgtagtatcctgtataactgtagtatcctgtataactgtagtatcctgtataactatgtatagttataactgtagtatcctgtatacctatgtatagttataactgtagtatcctgtatacctatgtatagttataactgtagtatcctgtataactgtagtatcctgtataactatgtatagttataactgtagtatcctgtataactgtagtatcctgtataactgtagtatcctgtataactatgtatagttataactgtagtatcctgtataactgtagtatcctgtataactgtagtatcctgtataactgtagtatcctgtataactatgtatagttataactgtagtatcctgtataactgtagtattctgtataactgtagtatcctgtataactatgtatagttataactgtagtatcctgtataactgtagtatcatgtataactatgtatagttataactgtagtatcctgtataactgtagtatcctgtataactatgtatagttataactgtagtatcctgtataactatgtatagttataactgtagtatcctgtataactgtagtatcctgtataactatgtatagttataactgtagtatcctgtataactgtagtaacctgtataactgtagtatcctgtataactatgtatagttataactgtagtatcctgtataactgtagtaacctgtataactgtagtatcctgtataactatgtatagttataactgtagtatcctgtataactgtagtaacctgtataactgtagtatcctgtataactatgtatagttataactgtagtaacctgtataactgtagtatcctgtatagctatgtatagttataactgtagtaacctgtatagctgtagtatcctgtataactgtagtatcctgtataactatgtatagttataactgtagtatcctgtataactgtagtatcctgtataactgtagtatcctgtataactgtagtatcctgtataactatgtatagttataactgtagtatcctgtataactgtagtatcctgtataactatgtatagttataactgtagtatcctgtataactgtagtatcctgtataactgtagtatcctgtataactgtagttttctgtataactgtagtatcctgtataactgtagtatcctgtataactatgtatagttataactgtagtatcctgtataactgtagtatcctgtataactatgtatagttataactgtagtatactgtata encodes the following:
- the LOC129848878 gene encoding zinc finger protein 436-like isoform X2; this translates as MSSLNFSPLVKEEVCWTEKEALGLNIVVKEEKEEEDVTVKQEVEGEAVTVKEEEKDVTVKEEEDVTVKEEDEEEKEVDVVYGVKKEGEITVTLKDEEEIGDLIKTRERRDYRGSSGEPQQPHDADKAEKSLSTSEHLKTHQQRSTGKKPHCSDGGKRFTSSAGIKIHQRIHTVEKPYSCTQCGKSFTHSTSLISHQRTHTGEKSYICSCGICGKRFTRLSSLMSHQRTHTGEKREKPYSCDECGKSFYTSCHLIVHQRTHTGEKPYSCTQCGKSFFYI